A window of the Apodemus sylvaticus chromosome 15, mApoSyl1.1, whole genome shotgun sequence genome harbors these coding sequences:
- the LOC127665949 gene encoding keratin-associated protein 20-2-like, producing the protein MCYYGSYYGGLGYGYGGLGYGYGCGCDCGCGGYGGYGYGCCRPLCCRRYWSCGFY; encoded by the coding sequence ATGTGTTACTACGGCAGCTACTATGGAGGCCTGGGCTATGGCTATGGTGGCCTAGGCTAtggctatggctgtggctgtgactgtggctgtggtggCTATGGTGGCTATGGTTATGGCTGCTGTCGCCCACTGTGCTGTAGAAGATACTGGTCTTGTGGCTTCTACTGA